GCCCTTGCTACCAGATCAGCCCAAACGTTCAGATCGTTTTGGGTATACCCAACCACAGTAGGTTTTCCTGTAGTCCCACTTGATGCGTGAAGCCTGACTATCTCTCCTCTATTTACTGCAAACATACCAAATGGATAATTATCTCTAAGATCGCTCTTTAACGTAAAGGGGAGCTTTCTGATATCTTCAATATCTCGAATATCAGATGGAGTTATCCCCAATTCGTTAAATCTCCTTCTGTAAAATGGGACAAATTCGTAGACATAACGCACTAACCTTCTAAGTCTTGATTCTTGGAGACTAACTATCTCTTTCCTGGGCAAAAGCTCCACTTCGGGTTTAAAATATTTCATCATCTCCTACTCTTTGGCTGAGTCAACAGATCTCAGGTTGGGATATTTTTAGTCCGCCACCACAAACCCTACTCCCAACAGGCGGAACTTAGGGCAACTGCTTTAGATGTATTTTACTATATAGTTAATAAATTTAAATAGTCATAACCTATCAACTAAACTTATGGCACCATTTTTGCAACCCTTTACGCAAGCTCCACAGCCCACACACTTGGGCTCATCCACACGCGCCTTCCCATCTACAATCGATATTGCTCCCTTTTTACAAAACCTTAGGCACACTTCGCATCCTTTGCACAAAATAGGGTCTACTCTTGCAACCTTTAATTTTCTTGGTGTCTTTAAAGCTTTATCGTTAGTACTTTCAACCGTACTTGTTTGAATATTCTCAATCTGTGAATTAACCGCTCCAACTCCAAAAAGGTTATTAAAATTATTCCTTGAAAAACGCCCCACTTTCCCCCTATGATGCCTTCCAATTCCATGTCCACAACGACGACCTTTCATTTATCATCACCTCTAAAGCTTAATTTTAACAAAATTAATATAAAATATTCTTTATCGATTTTTTAATATAAAACTCACTCTGGAGGAAGGATGAGAATTCAAACGCTTGACTTAAATTTCTTAAATTCAAAACACGTTTTGAGTAGTTATCTTGTAGAAACAGATCCCCCTTTCTTAATAGAAACAGGCCCAGATTCAACATTTGAAAATCTAAAAACTGCTTTGAATAAAGCCGGCTATGAAATAAAGGATATTAAAAATGTCTTTATCACCCACATACACCTGGATCACTCTGGCGCTGCATTCAGGTTTGCAAGTGAAGGTGCAAAAATTTACGTACACCCAAACGGCAAAAAGCATCTTGTAAATCCAGATAGGCTTATTAGATCGGCTACAATGGTCTATAAAGAAAGAACTCGTGAACTCTGGGGAGACACTCTTCCTATTGACGAAGAAAAGGTAATAGAGACCTCAGATGAACAAATTGTAACTATAGGAAACGTTCAAGTCAGAGTAATAGAGTCTCCAGGACATGCAAAACATCACAACGTTTATCTTATTGAAGACCACCTTTTTACAGGCGATACTGGAGGAGTAAGGATTAATGACGGCCCAATTATGCCAGCAGTTCCACCTCCAGATATAGATATCCCCCTGTGGTTAAAAACTATAGAGAAGATGAAGAGCCTTAAACCCACTTATATATGTCCTTCACACTTTGGATGCTTTGATGATGCATTAGATCACCTTGAAATCTTAAAAGAAAACTTGATAAAATATGACGAATTTATAAGAAAACAAATAAAATTTTCAGACGATTACAATACTCTATTTCCAATATTCAAAGAATACGTAGACTCGTTTTTCACAGACAAAAAAGTTAGAGACTTCTACCAGTTTGCAAATCCAGATGAGATGAACCTTGCAGGGCTAATTAGGTATGCGAAGGTAAATAAGTTTGATGTGAAGTGATAAAATCCTGGACTAACCTGAGCTTAAAACATATCCCTTATTTCATCTATGCTTTGAACCTTGATGGTCGCTTTAAGTATGCTTCTTAGTTTATCCCTATCTTTTGTTTTTTTCACCATTAGTTTTATATCTCTTGGGACTTTATCAAATTTGGCTTCAATGGCATCTAAAAGTAAATCCTGGGCTTCAATAATCATACCCTCTATCTTACCTTTCTCCATACCTTCTAATAGTCCTTCTTCCTTACCTTTTTTAATGCCCTCTTCTCTTCCCTTTTCTATCCACTTCTCAATTACAGGTGCCATCTTATCACCTCCTACAGTAGAGTCTAATATAGTTTTTATTTCTTCTTCTTCCAGGTCATTTACAGTTGTAATATACATCAAGTATATCAAAAACTCGTCTAAATCTAAATCTTTTACGATATAGAGTATCTCAGAATATTTATTTAAGTCTTTACCTAAAAATATGAATTTAAACAGCAATAATGCGCTTAGAAGACATTTGTTATTTATGTTAAGGCGAAATCTCTCTTCTTCAATTTTATTTGTATCTATCAGAATATACTTAAAAGCAGGCAGATAATCTTTATAGATATATTTTTCTTCAAATAGATCTGAAAAATCTATAGGTTTGTCCCAATTTGTTTTTCCGTGATAGAAAACTACTGGAATAATTGGCTCTATTGGCCTTTTGTTTTTCATATCCTCTTCCCATATTGCAAGCATATATGAGAGTATCTGGATATTACTAAAGCTTCCCGTCTCTGATTTGTGCTCCAGTAGATAATACACCTGGGCTGAACTGGTTTTTGTCTGAAATCTAAAAGCTATGTCTAAATTAAACCTTTTATACTTCTTTGAAATCTTTTCTGTGTTTATAGGTTTTATTGTATCAAGGTCAAGTTGTTCTAAAATCTCTTTTGGCAAAGAGAATTCAACAAAGCTTTTTGCATTCTCAATATTTGAGATTATCTGTTTAAAAAATTTATCATGTGTCTGGTATATATCTTCCATAAATTGATTAAAACACAATAAAAAGGAACTGTCAAATAAGGGACAAAGATCATACAGGGACAGTTTGATATTCACAGGTAAAAAAATATTGAACAAATATCTAAATAAGTTTAAAATTATGACTAAAAATTACATTATAAGGGGAATTAAAATCAATACAGACCTAACCTTTATTACAAACGAAAATGGACAAAGCCTACTTGAGCGCTTTAAGGTGTTGATAAAGGACGCTGAGTTTTTTGATTGCTTGGTTGGGTATTTTTATACGAGCGGATTTCATAATCTATATGAAGCCTTTGTAAAAACAAAAAGGATTAGGATTTTAATTGGAATCGGCACGGATAAAAAAACACATGAGCTTATTAGATCTTACCATCACGTAAAAGAAGTGTATTCAGATGAAGTAAAAGAAGAAATAGAGGATTCAGAAAACAAATATGAAGTAGAAAAGGGAATTGAGCTTTTTAAAGAGTGGCTCAAATCTGGCAAAATTCAGATTAAAGCCTATCCTGAAAGGAACTTGCACGCAAAGCTATATATAATGAGCTTTTCTGAAAGCGACAGGGATGCAGGACGAGTCATTACAGGTTCAAGTAATTTCAGCCAGTCTGGCTTGTCCAATAATTTAGAATTCAACGTCGAGCTAAAAAATGTTAGCGATTACAAATTCGCGAAAGAAAAATTTGAAGAATTATGGGAAAACTCAGTCGATGTAAGTGAAGACTATATTACAACTATCGAACAAAAAACATGGCTAAGAAATGATATATCCCCTTACGAATTATTTTTGAAGTTTTTGTACGAATATTTCAAACGTGACCTGGAAGAGTCAGGCGAGCTATATAACCTAGAACTTCCAAATAATTTTTTGCAGCTTGAATACCAAAAGCAGGCGGTCATAAACGCAAGGCGCATACTGGAAGAATACGGTGGAGTCTTCTTATCTGACGTGGTGGGATTAGGAAAAACCTATATGGCAGCAATGCTCGCTTCACAGCTTGATGGCAGAACGCTAATATTGGCCTCTCCTGTTTTAATTAACCCAAAAAATCCTGGCTCATGGGTAAACGTGTTCAGGGAGTTTAACTTAAAATTTGATACAGAATCTATTGGCCAATTAAAAAGGGTAAAAGAAACGTATAATCTTGATAAATACAAAAATATAATAATAGATGAGTCTCACAAATTCAGAACTGAGGACACAGTATCTTATACCCTCCTTTCTGAAATATGTCGCGGCAAAAGGATAATATTAGTTAGCGCAACCCCATATAACAATTCTCCACAGGACATTTTATCTCAGATAAAACTATTTCAGAGCCCTCGAAAAAGCACGATTCCAGGCATAATAGATTTAGAAAGCTTCTTTAACAATCTGAAAAAAAAGCTTAAAAGCATAGATAAAAAAGAAAATCCTGAAAAATACATCGAAGCAGTTAAAGAAAACGCATATCTAATAAGAGAAAAAATTTTAAAATATCTTATGATAAGGCGAACAAGAAGTGAAATAGAAAAGTATTTTCCTAAAGATTTAGAGAAAAATAAGTTAAAATTTCCTCAGGTAAATGACCCAATAGCGCTCTTTTATGAGTTAAACGATGAAGAAAACAAAATTTTTGACGAAACTATAAGGTTAATAACTAAACAAATTAGCTACGCAAGATACACCCCGCTTCTTTACTTAAAATCAAAAGATCTATCAATCATCGAAAAATATGGTCAGCTAAACATGGGCACATTTATGAAAGTGCTACTTGTAAAGAGGCTGGAGAGCTCATTTCACGCATTTCGTCTGACAATAGATAGATTTATAGATAACTATAAAAAATTTATAGATGAATTTAAGAAAGGCAACGTGTATATAAGCAAAAAATATACAAATAAAATATTCGAATATATAGAAAATGACGACGATGAGGCTATCCAAAAGTTAATAGAAGAGGATAAAGCTGAAAGATATTCAAGCGATGAATTTGAGGAAAGATTTAAAGAAGATTTAGAAAGAGATTATGAAACTTTTTCCAAAATAAAAACAATGTGGGGAAGAATTAGTAGAGATCCAAAACTTAAGAAACTTCTTGAACAATTAAAGACAAATAAGATTTTAAAGGATAAAAAGTTAATAATATTTAGCGAATCCAAAGATACTGTAAATTATATTGCAGAAAAAATTGAAAATGATCTTAATAAAAAAATACTAGTATTTAGCAGCTCATCAAGCGAGAAAATAAAAGATATTGTAATAGAAAACTTTGATGCTAATTCAAATAATCAAAAAGACGAGTACAACATTTTAATTTCTACTGAAGTATTGTCCGAAGGCGTAAACCTTCATAGGTCAAACGTAATTATAAACTACGATATTCCATGGAATCCCACAAGAATGATGCAGCGAGTTGGAAGAATAAACCGCGTCGGCACAAAATTTGACGAATTGTTCGTTTTTAACTTCTTTCCTACTCAGCAGTCAAATGACCAGATCAAACTTCAAGAAATAGCCAAATCAAAGATAGAGGCATTCCTGACCTTATTGGGTGACGATGCAGCAGTGCTAACTGAAGACGAACCAATAGGATCACATGAATTGTTTGGAAAATTAACTTCAAAGACCACAATTACCGGAGAAAGCGAAATAGAAGAAAGCGAATTAAAATACTTTAGAATTCTTCAAGATATTAGAGAAAAGAATCCAGATTTGTTCCAAAAAATTAAATATCTGCCAAAGAAGGCAAGAAGTGCAAAGATAAGTCATAAAAAGTCAGGTTTACTTACATATTTTAGAAAGGGAAAGGTGGAAAAATTTTATCTTGCAAAAAGAGGCGAATCAACTGAATTAGATTTTATGAGCGCAGCATCTCTCCTGGAAAGCGCACCAGAAGATCTAAGAGTAAAATTACCAGAAAATTTTTATGATCTTTTAAACTTAAACACAGAGCAATTTTCACAAACTTTAAATAGCACTGAACCCATGCCCACAAGAAGAGGCAGGGATAAATCTCTAACCATACTAAGATACCTTAAAGCAATAGACAAAACTCCTCTTACCGACACACAAGAACAATATATAGAAACTTTGCAGGAGAAATTAGAAAATGGCGAAATCCCTAAAAAAACCTTAACTAAGATTTTGCAATCTATAGAAAACCTAAAAGAACAAAAGGTAAATTCTTTAAAAATTCTGGGTGCAATTCAAAGCGCCTTGCCAGAAAGGCTATTAAAAGAACACTACTCAAGCTCTTCATCTGATGAAGACATCTCAAATAAAACAGAAGTAATTTTGTCTATGTATCTAAAGGAGGGGCAATGAACGAAAATCTATTCAAAAATTTAATAAAAGATACCTTTGAAGATAGATTTGAAAAAACTAAATTTATAAAATTTTTAGGAGCACTTCTAAAAGAATTTGAAAAGGATAATTTCAGATATGTCGGCATTTATGTTAGAGAATGTTTTAAGCCATATATTAGCTCTTTAGAAAGAATTGGCAAATATAATGATGGCAAAAAAGAAATAGATCTATTAATAGTTGAACTAAAAAGTGAAACCTCTC
Above is a genomic segment from Thermodesulfobium narugense DSM 14796 containing:
- a CDS encoding DUF362 domain-containing protein, whose amino-acid sequence is MKGRRCGHGIGRHHRGKVGRFSRNNFNNLFGVGAVNSQIENIQTSTVESTNDKALKTPRKLKVARVDPILCKGCEVCLRFCKKGAISIVDGKARVDEPKCVGCGACVKGCKNGAISLVDRL
- a CDS encoding MBL fold metallo-hydrolase, which translates into the protein MRIQTLDLNFLNSKHVLSSYLVETDPPFLIETGPDSTFENLKTALNKAGYEIKDIKNVFITHIHLDHSGAAFRFASEGAKIYVHPNGKKHLVNPDRLIRSATMVYKERTRELWGDTLPIDEEKVIETSDEQIVTIGNVQVRVIESPGHAKHHNVYLIEDHLFTGDTGGVRINDGPIMPAVPPPDIDIPLWLKTIEKMKSLKPTYICPSHFGCFDDALDHLEILKENLIKYDEFIRKQIKFSDDYNTLFPIFKEYVDSFFTDKKVRDFYQFANPDEMNLAGLIRYAKVNKFDVK
- a CDS encoding Rpn family recombination-promoting nuclease/putative transposase, yielding MEDIYQTHDKFFKQIISNIENAKSFVEFSLPKEILEQLDLDTIKPINTEKISKKYKRFNLDIAFRFQTKTSSAQVYYLLEHKSETGSFSNIQILSYMLAIWEEDMKNKRPIEPIIPVVFYHGKTNWDKPIDFSDLFEEKYIYKDYLPAFKYILIDTNKIEEERFRLNINNKCLLSALLLFKFIFLGKDLNKYSEILYIVKDLDLDEFLIYLMYITTVNDLEEEEIKTILDSTVGGDKMAPVIEKWIEKGREEGIKKGKEEGLLEGMEKGKIEGMIIEAQDLLLDAIEAKFDKVPRDIKLMVKKTKDRDKLRSILKATIKVQSIDEIRDMF
- a CDS encoding helicase-related protein — translated: MTKNYIIRGIKINTDLTFITNENGQSLLERFKVLIKDAEFFDCLVGYFYTSGFHNLYEAFVKTKRIRILIGIGTDKKTHELIRSYHHVKEVYSDEVKEEIEDSENKYEVEKGIELFKEWLKSGKIQIKAYPERNLHAKLYIMSFSESDRDAGRVITGSSNFSQSGLSNNLEFNVELKNVSDYKFAKEKFEELWENSVDVSEDYITTIEQKTWLRNDISPYELFLKFLYEYFKRDLEESGELYNLELPNNFLQLEYQKQAVINARRILEEYGGVFLSDVVGLGKTYMAAMLASQLDGRTLILASPVLINPKNPGSWVNVFREFNLKFDTESIGQLKRVKETYNLDKYKNIIIDESHKFRTEDTVSYTLLSEICRGKRIILVSATPYNNSPQDILSQIKLFQSPRKSTIPGIIDLESFFNNLKKKLKSIDKKENPEKYIEAVKENAYLIREKILKYLMIRRTRSEIEKYFPKDLEKNKLKFPQVNDPIALFYELNDEENKIFDETIRLITKQISYARYTPLLYLKSKDLSIIEKYGQLNMGTFMKVLLVKRLESSFHAFRLTIDRFIDNYKKFIDEFKKGNVYISKKYTNKIFEYIENDDDEAIQKLIEEDKAERYSSDEFEERFKEDLERDYETFSKIKTMWGRISRDPKLKKLLEQLKTNKILKDKKLIIFSESKDTVNYIAEKIENDLNKKILVFSSSSSEKIKDIVIENFDANSNNQKDEYNILISTEVLSEGVNLHRSNVIINYDIPWNPTRMMQRVGRINRVGTKFDELFVFNFFPTQQSNDQIKLQEIAKSKIEAFLTLLGDDAAVLTEDEPIGSHELFGKLTSKTTITGESEIEESELKYFRILQDIREKNPDLFQKIKYLPKKARSAKISHKKSGLLTYFRKGKVEKFYLAKRGESTELDFMSAASLLESAPEDLRVKLPENFYDLLNLNTEQFSQTLNSTEPMPTRRGRDKSLTILRYLKAIDKTPLTDTQEQYIETLQEKLENGEIPKKTLTKILQSIENLKEQKVNSLKILGAIQSALPERLLKEHYSSSSSDEDISNKTEVILSMYLKEGQ